Within Conger conger chromosome 3, fConCon1.1, whole genome shotgun sequence, the genomic segment catttcaCTATTGTCTTGGAACAATAGTtgaaaatacctgcagacataGTGTATTATTGGGGAATAAACTTACTACTTACTGTCACCTATCAACAGCTGTGATTCCATGATCACAGGCAGGACTCTGAGGATTGTTTTCTTGCCTTTCTCATGGCTGCATGGATTCTGTCTGTCCGAGTTGTTAGGCTGagatgtaaataaaatattttttgggggaaaacaCGCAGTTGTACCAGTCGGGTTGTCCTCCAACATGGCGGTtgagtcaaggtcacatgaTATGTGACGTGTTTAAGAACTAAGTATCTGCATGAAAAAGTCTCCAGAAATGGGCAAATCGAGCCAGATGCCAcatactgaaacaaagtttaaGACGTGGAATGCATACATTATGTATAATGTAGTCGCTACAATGTGTAAGGAATGCATTTTATCGCAGTCAAGATTCTTTCAAGTCTTTTTGGTGCAGTCCGGAGCCATAGAAAGAGTGCAGTCTGGTGCAGACGCATGGCTCTCCAACTAAGCCCCCCATCACATGACAAAGGAAAAGCCTCAATTTCTGGTCACGTTCTCCCCCAGCCTTTCTCTCTTCCGCAACTTGCAGCTGTTATAGCTCGGGTCGGAGGTTACTGCACAAACATTCACCACAAAGGCGACATTACATGCATATTCTACATAATATAATCCCAAGGAGCAATAGCGAGTACATACTTGTTTCAACTGTGTTTTGCTTAAAGTTTGCATCATGTCGGCGATCCAGCGAATGAAAGTGGCCAACGAAAAACACAGCAAGACTATCACACAGCGCGGACATGTCCAGAAAACAACGGTATTTTATAGAAATGATTATCTAAGATAGCTAGTTCGCTGACGGTAACCCGTTACAGAAATCACTATCGCATGCGAAAGATAAGTAGCTCTAGTTGGCTAGCTGTACTAATTATGATCGCTAGATTAGCCAGAGTTCTGCGTTACATCTTGATAGTTGGATTGCGTGCTATTGAACTATTTGGCAACGGTTGCACGGCTAAACGAAGTAGCTAATCTGGCAACTGTAACGTACAGATTCtagaaattaatttattctaTGTTAATGTGTCCGCGCGAAGACACACGTTGGCGGTTTAAAATTAGTACGTGCCGTAATCTGGATCTTTTTTAAATTGGCTACAAATTATATGGGTTGAcaacagctagctagcaagaCAGCTCATACATTCCCGTCTTAAAATAATTTGACGCGTCTTGGACTATAGCTCTGTAGATTGATTTCTTTGGGGATAGatcatcatgtttttttttttttttttttacaataaacaaTGGGTGGTAAATCTCAGAGAATTGGCTTTTTCATAGCTAATTAGCGTATGACTTAGTCCCTGATATTAGTTACATCTTAAAGTTAGAACGTTTACCATTGTGTTTTGTCCGACCACATAATATATAGCTCTCAGTTTAGCAGTATTAAGATTGTTTAATGTTAATTTAGGATGACTATCAGTGACAGCAATTGATAAATACCCAATTTTGGCTAATTCCTCCTGTACAATTAATTCTAAAATTTCTTCGGCAAATTTGATGTCATGTCACTACATTGTGTCATGTTCTGCAGTATATGCGAAGCCGCAGATGCTTGCTTGTGTGTCTTTCAACATATACCTTTTTATATGCTGTATGCATTCTTATAACAAAAACCGCTGAATCCATTCATTGGTCTTGCATCAGGTGCCCCATGTCTCGGCCCTTGGATTCCGGTGCCGTAGTATTTGGCTGTGTTTAGGTGGCTTGAATTTTAATATATGAATAATTGCTTGAAAATAAATGGCTTTTTCTCACAATATATGAAGTGCTGTATTTGATGCAATTTCCTCTCCATTCCCCTTTCCCCTGTGTTACCCATTCTTACTCTATTGTTTCAGAGGGTGGTGAATGAGGATAAGTCACCAGTGGGGCCCTGGCTTCTGGCActctttgtttttgtggtgtgtgggtCAGGTGAGTTTGTGGTAGTTTCGTGGTAGAATTCATACAAGCTTTATCTGCCATTTATGTATATGGCCCTGGAACCTTGTTtctgaaatatata encodes:
- the zgc:85858 gene encoding stress-associated endoplasmic reticulum protein 1, whose translation is MSAIQRMKVANEKHSKTITQRGHVQKTTRVVNEDKSPVGPWLLALFVFVVCGSAIFQIIQSIRQGL